Proteins found in one Lysinibacillus fusiformis genomic segment:
- a CDS encoding MFS transporter, which yields MEAKLKKNTATLVILAVSGALIYALPYFRNYYYDVFLDAFHLTNTQMGTLGSAYGVCCLISYIFGGFCADRWKTKYLLTISLVATGLLGFTLLLYPPYPVLLLIHAAWGITSIMTFWGALVKAVRSLGSENEQGKAFGFFEGGRGVTNIIQSAVILGIFAFFAKHMSDKMALSAVITVYSVICLLLGLMIMMLYKDPEQGTVSPEDRESSKTFDWAVLWKVLKMPTTWLATILIFTSYAMIISYYYITPYATAAFGASTLIAAALGYFSQYCRPIGSFSAGIIGDRIGVSNMVLIGYILLAFGLVGLILLPGKASFILMLLVFIGIIYTSMYALQAMHFAILVEGDYPVESTGTVSMPLMIIGYSGEIFMPIIAGACLDYWGGTAGYKVFFGILLALAIIGFITVVIWQRVTKEKRREIALQRKLSKEQALT from the coding sequence ATGGAGGCTAAGTTAAAAAAGAATACAGCTACTTTAGTTATTTTAGCTGTTTCAGGTGCATTAATTTACGCATTGCCTTATTTTAGAAACTACTATTATGATGTCTTTCTAGATGCATTTCATTTAACCAATACACAAATGGGGACACTTGGTAGTGCGTATGGTGTTTGTTGTTTAATTTCCTACATTTTTGGAGGCTTTTGTGCAGATCGTTGGAAAACGAAATATTTATTAACCATTTCTTTAGTAGCCACAGGATTATTAGGGTTTACATTATTATTGTATCCACCCTATCCAGTACTTCTACTGATTCATGCTGCTTGGGGAATCACGTCCATTATGACGTTCTGGGGAGCATTAGTAAAAGCGGTTCGTTCTTTAGGCTCTGAAAATGAACAAGGAAAAGCGTTTGGATTTTTTGAAGGCGGACGTGGTGTAACCAATATTATTCAATCCGCTGTGATTTTAGGAATCTTTGCTTTTTTTGCAAAACATATGAGTGATAAAATGGCTCTCTCAGCAGTGATTACGGTGTATTCTGTCATTTGTCTTTTGTTGGGCCTCATGATTATGATGCTGTATAAAGATCCAGAGCAAGGAACTGTCAGTCCAGAAGATAGGGAGAGCAGTAAAACGTTTGATTGGGCAGTCCTTTGGAAAGTGTTGAAGATGCCAACTACTTGGCTTGCGACTATCCTTATCTTTACGTCCTATGCGATGATTATTAGCTATTATTACATTACACCTTATGCAACGGCCGCATTTGGTGCGTCTACGTTAATTGCTGCGGCTTTGGGCTATTTCTCGCAATATTGTCGTCCAATTGGTAGTTTTAGTGCAGGAATCATAGGCGACCGAATTGGTGTGTCGAATATGGTGTTAATTGGCTATATTTTGTTAGCGTTTGGTTTAGTAGGGCTCATTTTATTGCCAGGAAAAGCTTCTTTCATCCTTATGCTTTTAGTGTTCATTGGGATTATCTATACATCTATGTATGCTTTACAAGCGATGCATTTTGCAATTCTAGTAGAAGGTGATTATCCAGTAGAATCAACAGGAACTGTGTCTATGCCACTGATGATAATTGGTTATAGTGGTGAAATCTTTATGCCAATTATTGCAGGAGCCTGTTTAGATTACTGGGGTGGCACAGCGGGCTATAAAGTATTCTTTGGTATTTTATTAGCCTTAGCTATTATAGGATTCATTACTGTAGTCATTTGGCAGCGTGTGACGAAAGAAAAACGCCGAGAAATTGCCTTACAACGAAAGCTTTCGAAGGAACAGGCACTTACTTAA
- a CDS encoding TetR/AcrR family transcriptional regulator, with protein MWKYFVDATAEIIEEEGLENVTIRKVADKAGYNSATIYNYFSEISHLLFFASMRCLQDYTNEVARYIERGKDPIEKYLLAWECFCQYSFKQPQIFHAVFIMDLGETPEALLENYYNFYPNDLINIPDDLKTILFQHSLTKRGRSMLEIALKEGYLTEGNVDAINEITLLIWQGMFTNLLNNRKSYDAEQATAITMKYITEIVRNANLFDEQNKNKQRES; from the coding sequence ATGTGGAAATACTTTGTAGATGCCACTGCGGAAATCATCGAAGAAGAAGGGCTGGAAAATGTCACGATTCGAAAGGTTGCTGATAAAGCAGGTTACAACAGTGCTACTATCTACAATTATTTTTCAGAAATCTCGCATCTTCTATTTTTTGCATCGATGAGATGCTTGCAAGACTATACCAACGAAGTTGCTCGCTACATAGAAAGAGGCAAAGATCCTATTGAAAAATACTTATTGGCTTGGGAGTGCTTTTGTCAATATTCCTTCAAACAACCTCAGATTTTTCACGCAGTCTTTATCATGGATTTAGGGGAAACACCAGAAGCACTATTGGAAAATTATTATAATTTTTACCCCAATGATTTAATCAATATCCCTGATGATTTAAAGACCATTTTATTTCAACACAGTCTAACGAAACGAGGGCGTTCTATGTTAGAGATCGCTTTAAAAGAAGGCTACTTAACTGAAGGCAATGTTGATGCCATCAATGAAATTACACTATTAATTTGGCAAGGCATGTTTACGAACCTATTGAATAATCGCAAAAGTTATGATGCCGAACAAGCAACGGCAATCACTATGAAATATATTACAGAAATCGTTCGTAATGCTAATCTTTTTGATGAGCAAAATAAAAACAAGCAACGAGAATCATAA
- a CDS encoding isocitrate lyase/PEP mutase family protein has protein sequence MSKIQEFYDLHFSQELLFIGNAWDVLSALSLEKAGFQAIGTTSWGIANSLGYADGEKIDFQRHLTIIQSITEQVNIPVSADIEAGYGHDEQSIIDNVLRTADVGVAGINIEDSLKHQTGLRSIIEHCYLLTNMRKELDNHGYKDFFINARTDTYFQLEQPFEETITRAKAYIESGASGIFIPGLTDANEISTVTCNINAPINLLSLPNLTNVKLLKELGVKRFSFGNALSDKIIAHLTQRAAQLIKDQDTSVLYI, from the coding sequence ATGTCAAAAATTCAGGAATTCTATGATTTACATTTTTCACAAGAGCTATTATTTATTGGGAATGCTTGGGATGTTTTATCAGCATTATCATTAGAAAAGGCAGGCTTTCAAGCAATCGGCACAACAAGCTGGGGCATAGCGAACTCACTTGGCTATGCGGACGGTGAAAAAATCGATTTTCAACGACATCTAACAATTATTCAATCCATTACAGAGCAAGTCAACATACCCGTATCAGCAGATATTGAAGCGGGGTATGGCCATGATGAACAAAGTATTATCGACAATGTTTTGAGAACGGCAGATGTGGGAGTAGCAGGGATTAACATTGAAGATTCCCTTAAACATCAAACAGGCTTAAGAAGCATAATTGAACACTGTTATTTATTAACAAACATGAGGAAAGAATTAGATAATCATGGCTATAAAGATTTCTTTATAAATGCTCGAACGGATACGTACTTTCAATTGGAGCAACCATTTGAGGAAACAATAACAAGAGCAAAAGCTTATATTGAGAGCGGAGCAAGTGGTATATTTATCCCAGGCTTAACAGATGCCAATGAAATAAGCACGGTGACTTGTAATATAAATGCGCCCATTAATCTTCTTTCTTTACCTAATTTAACGAATGTCAAGCTGTTAAAAGAATTAGGGGTGAAACGTTTTAGCTTTGGTAATGCACTTTCAGATAAAATAATTGCGCATTTAACACAGCGTGCTGCACAATTAATAAAAGACCAAGATACTTCTGTGTTATATATTTAG
- a CDS encoding sensor domain-containing diguanylate cyclase has translation MENKIVRRINLFILIILVMFALIPPVSAISQTDKLLDPIVLGQHYEIFRDTSKKASIEDLLSGVHDHSFVASNQSYPFFWHTRDTIWLRLSMDDILIDKNKSYWLEVTDKLDSIDMYVIKADGTYEVQKRGIANLGEQSISSRSNLFQINDPAIREIYFKLDGALPFSITSYLYSEISFINKISEYKFLTGIFYGFLSALLIYNLFLYFSLKDKAYFFYVLYMLSFIFYQATLNSLDIELLGPWLPKAFFIKSLTVSGNLLLVFMLLFCIQFLELKKFLPLFHKLGKLLLWITICSLMASFIIPDVSITNNFTTSFAVVVFTFLWLSGIFVLVKGQKMARFYLIGWTVLLGSIIVQALAFLSVIPFHPRIFEEVPAIGAIFESIFLSLALGDKINIIKKEHQIMQETLNEQLEEKIHARTQELELAKLKLEVLANTDHLTQIPNRVRLDDVLEKELENAQINGTPLSTILLDIDHFKAVNDEHGHQVGDTVLQTVAELLKNNVRAGDIVGRWGGEEFLVICPCSHLKDAVQLSENLRQQLEQHSFPVVGHKTGSFGVTCFVMGDTIHSLLSRCDKALYQAKHHGRNRVEFLLDHTKPETKTEASLP, from the coding sequence ATGGAAAATAAAATTGTCAGAAGAATAAATTTATTCATACTTATTATCCTAGTTATGTTCGCTCTCATCCCCCCTGTTAGTGCAATCAGCCAAACAGATAAGCTGCTAGATCCTATTGTGTTAGGACAGCATTATGAAATTTTTCGAGACACTTCCAAAAAGGCCTCTATCGAAGATTTATTGAGTGGTGTCCATGACCATTCTTTTGTGGCTAGTAATCAATCGTATCCATTCTTCTGGCATACGAGAGATACTATTTGGTTACGTTTATCCATGGATGATATTTTAATAGATAAAAATAAATCCTATTGGCTAGAGGTAACTGATAAACTAGATAGCATTGATATGTATGTCATTAAAGCAGATGGGACCTACGAGGTACAAAAAAGAGGAATCGCCAATCTAGGGGAGCAATCGATATCTTCACGATCTAATTTATTTCAAATCAATGATCCTGCTATTCGTGAAATTTATTTCAAGTTAGACGGGGCATTACCATTCAGTATAACATCCTATCTTTATAGTGAAATCAGTTTCATCAACAAGATCAGCGAATATAAATTTTTAACAGGTATCTTTTATGGTTTTTTATCCGCCCTCTTAATTTATAATTTATTTTTATATTTTTCATTAAAAGACAAAGCATATTTCTTCTATGTTTTATATATGCTGAGCTTTATTTTCTATCAAGCTACGTTAAATTCACTAGACATTGAATTATTAGGACCATGGTTGCCGAAAGCGTTCTTTATCAAATCTTTAACAGTCAGTGGAAATCTTTTGCTTGTATTTATGCTTTTATTTTGCATTCAATTTTTAGAGTTAAAAAAATTTCTACCGCTATTCCACAAACTAGGAAAATTGCTTTTATGGATTACGATCTGTTCTTTAATGGCTTCCTTTATCATTCCGGATGTGTCCATCACCAATAATTTTACAACTAGCTTTGCTGTTGTTGTCTTTACTTTTTTATGGTTGTCAGGCATTTTTGTATTAGTAAAGGGCCAAAAAATGGCTCGATTTTATCTAATTGGTTGGACGGTTTTACTTGGCTCCATTATCGTTCAAGCACTAGCCTTTTTAAGTGTGATCCCGTTCCATCCACGTATATTTGAGGAGGTTCCGGCTATTGGAGCTATTTTTGAATCAATCTTTTTATCTTTAGCATTAGGAGATAAAATCAATATTATCAAGAAAGAACATCAAATCATGCAAGAAACGTTAAATGAGCAACTTGAAGAGAAAATACACGCTCGCACCCAAGAGCTTGAATTAGCGAAGCTGAAGCTTGAAGTATTAGCTAACACAGATCATCTAACACAGATTCCAAATCGTGTACGCCTAGATGATGTATTAGAAAAAGAATTAGAAAATGCTCAAATAAATGGAACACCTCTTTCTACGATTCTGTTAGATATTGATCACTTCAAAGCCGTTAATGATGAACATGGTCATCAGGTAGGCGATACTGTATTACAAACTGTAGCAGAGCTATTGAAAAATAATGTACGAGCTGGAGACATCGTTGGTAGATGGGGCGGTGAAGAGTTTTTAGTCATTTGCCCATGTTCTCATTTAAAGGATGCTGTGCAGCTATCTGAAAATCTAAGACAGCAGCTTGAACAGCATTCATTTCCAGTTGTTGGTCACAAAACAGGAAGCTTTGGTGTGACATGCTTTGTGATGGGCGATACAATTCATTCCTTATTATCTAGATGTGACAAGGCTTTATATCAGGCCAAACACCATGGTAGAAATCGTGTGGAATTTTTACTAGATCATACAAAACCGGAGACGAAAACAGAGGCGTCATTACCTTGA
- a CDS encoding CocE/NonD family hydrolase, with translation MSKKIVTQFECTYETIENTWIELADGTKLSSRIWLPNVKLGDKVPAILEYIPYRKTDGTRARDEPMHGYFAGHGYAVVRVDMRGSGESDGLLKDEYLKQEQDDALEVIEWIANQSWCDGNIGMMGKSWGGFNSLQVAARRPQALKAIITVGFTDDRYNNDIHYKGGCLLNDNFWWGAIMLAYQLRPIDPHIVGDSWREKWMERLENMPLWMAQWMEHQTRDDYWKHGSVCENYQDIEIPVFALDGWEDSYTNTVLSLMEGLSVPRKGIIGPWAHVYPHDGVPGPAMGFLQEAVKWWDHWLKGIDNDVMDGPMVNVWVEESMEPSVKKPISKGYWVGLESWPAAESIQTKVYQLTHGKLVENRSEQQEQVLLKTPQNHGLLSGEWMGAGVLGESPADQRLDDGMAMVFETDRLENALEIVGYPKFEVELKSDKQHAMLFAQLSDVAPDGAVTRVSYGVMNLTHLNGHDRVDLLTPGEKVKAFVQLDCCGHQFKAGHRLRLSLATTFWPMFWPMPEDATLTLNLETATLSLPTFHGQQVVGPNMNAESAPLTPITTLQEGRVDRSIAYDILTDTWTCITDGVGGVFGEGIYRFDDIDVTVEHNLKRELTLTNADPLSAQYTIYQKMKIGREGWWIDADITVTKTSDQENFQIVGEMAIKENDKQVFHKEWNQKIKRHGL, from the coding sequence ATGAGTAAAAAAATTGTGACACAATTTGAGTGTACATATGAAACGATTGAAAACACATGGATCGAGTTAGCAGACGGCACAAAGCTTTCTAGTCGTATTTGGCTACCAAATGTGAAATTAGGAGATAAAGTACCAGCCATTTTAGAGTATATTCCTTATCGCAAAACAGATGGAACGAGAGCGAGAGATGAACCTATGCACGGTTATTTTGCAGGACATGGCTATGCTGTTGTGCGAGTGGATATGCGAGGTTCAGGTGAGTCAGATGGTTTATTAAAGGACGAATATCTAAAGCAAGAGCAGGATGATGCCCTTGAAGTCATTGAATGGATTGCAAACCAAAGCTGGTGTGATGGCAATATCGGGATGATGGGGAAATCGTGGGGCGGATTTAATTCTCTACAAGTAGCAGCTCGTCGACCACAGGCGTTAAAGGCGATTATTACCGTAGGCTTTACAGATGATCGTTATAACAATGATATTCACTATAAGGGCGGTTGCTTGTTAAACGATAACTTCTGGTGGGGTGCTATTATGTTAGCTTACCAGTTACGTCCGATTGATCCTCACATTGTTGGCGATAGCTGGCGTGAGAAATGGATGGAGCGCTTAGAAAATATGCCTTTATGGATGGCACAGTGGATGGAGCATCAAACAAGAGACGATTATTGGAAACATGGTTCAGTTTGTGAGAATTATCAAGACATAGAAATCCCAGTTTTTGCGCTAGATGGCTGGGAAGATTCCTATACAAACACAGTCTTAAGCTTAATGGAAGGGCTTTCTGTTCCGAGAAAAGGCATCATTGGCCCGTGGGCACATGTTTATCCACATGATGGAGTGCCAGGTCCTGCAATGGGCTTTTTACAAGAAGCTGTGAAATGGTGGGATCATTGGTTAAAAGGAATAGACAACGATGTAATGGATGGCCCAATGGTGAATGTCTGGGTTGAAGAGAGCATGGAGCCATCCGTTAAGAAACCAATCAGCAAGGGCTATTGGGTTGGTTTAGAATCGTGGCCAGCAGCGGAATCAATACAAACTAAGGTGTATCAGCTGACACATGGAAAACTAGTAGAAAATCGCAGTGAGCAACAAGAGCAAGTCCTACTAAAAACTCCTCAAAATCATGGTCTTTTATCTGGTGAATGGATGGGTGCTGGCGTACTAGGCGAAAGTCCAGCAGACCAACGATTAGACGATGGAATGGCAATGGTTTTTGAAACGGATAGGCTAGAGAATGCATTAGAGATTGTGGGCTATCCAAAATTTGAAGTGGAATTAAAAAGTGACAAACAACATGCAATGCTGTTTGCACAGCTATCAGACGTAGCACCTGATGGAGCTGTCACACGTGTATCCTATGGCGTGATGAACCTAACACACTTAAATGGGCATGATCGTGTAGACCTGTTAACACCTGGTGAAAAAGTGAAGGCCTTTGTTCAGTTAGACTGTTGTGGCCATCAATTTAAAGCGGGACATCGTTTACGTCTATCCTTAGCTACAACGTTTTGGCCGATGTTTTGGCCAATGCCAGAAGACGCTACATTGACATTAAATCTAGAAACAGCTACCTTATCATTGCCAACCTTCCATGGTCAGCAAGTAGTAGGACCTAATATGAATGCTGAAAGTGCACCATTAACGCCAATCACAACGCTACAAGAAGGAAGAGTCGATCGTTCTATAGCCTATGATATTTTAACAGATACATGGACATGTATTACAGATGGAGTTGGAGGCGTATTTGGTGAAGGCATTTATCGCTTTGATGATATTGATGTCACTGTAGAACATAATTTGAAACGAGAATTAACCTTAACGAATGCTGATCCACTATCGGCTCAGTATACAATCTATCAAAAGATGAAAATTGGTCGTGAAGGCTGGTGGATTGACGCTGATATTACTGTTACCAAAACATCCGATCAGGAAAACTTCCAAATTGTTGGGGAAATGGCCATCAAAGAAAATGACAAACAAGTCTTCCATAAGGAATGGAATCAAAAAATTAAACGTCATGGCTTGTAA